Genomic window (Bradyrhizobium sp. 186):
CACCGATCAGGAAGAGCACGTTGACGCGTAGCGCCGCGCGTACCTGCGGCATGTCGCTCCACCAGCCAAAATCAATCGCGGGCAGTCGTGGTGCGGTAGGCTCGATCAGCGGCTTGCCGAGATAGAATGCGAGCCCGGTGCCGAACAGCATCAGCGCGATGCCGACCGCGATATCGTTGACGCGCGGCAGCGAGCAGATTCCGGCATGCAGTGCGCCCAGAAGTGCGCCAGTGATGCCGGCGGCGAGCACGCCCAGCCAGGGCGAGCCGGTGAGATAGGAGATGCCGTAGGCACTCATCGCGCCCATCACCAGCGTGCCTTCGAGGCCGAGATTGATGCGCCCCGAACGCTCGGTGATGCATTCGCCCAGGCTCACGAACAGGAACGGCGTCGAGACGCGAACGGCGCCGCCCAGCACGGCGAGCGGGACGGTCCAGAGCCCGATCGATCCGTCTGCCATCAGGACTTGCCTTTCAGGAATCCGATGCGGCCGTAGAGCGCATCGCTTGCCAGCACGAAGACGAAGATGATGCCCTGAAGCACCAGCACGGATGCATCGGGCAATCCCAGGCGACGCTGCAACAGGCCACCGCTGGCACTGATGCCGCCGAGCAGGATGGCGACGGGGATGATGGCCAGCGGATTTTGCCGCGCGAGGAAGGCGACCAGGATGCCGGTGAAGCCGTAGCCCGCCGCGAGATTGGCGTTGGTGCGGCCCTGCACCGCTGCGACCTCCACCATGCCTGCGAGGCCTGCGGCGCCGCCGGCGAGGAAGCAGATGGTCAGGATGAGCTTGCTGACGCCGAGGCCGACGATCTTCGCTGCGCGAATGTTGCCGCCGGCGACGCGCGCGGCAAAGCCGAACACGGTGTGATAGATCAGGATGTAGGCGGCGATCGCGGCGATCAGGCCGAACACGAGGCCCCAATGCACGTCGGTGCCGGGAATGGAGCCGATCATGTTGGCGGCGCCGATCTCGCGCGTTGACGGCTTGTTGAGGCTGGCGGGATCGCGCATCACGCCTTCGACGAGATGGTTGAGGATCGCGAGCGCGATGTAGACGAGCAGTAGGCTCGAGATCGTCTCGTTGACCCCGCGGTATTGGCGGAGCGCGCCGGAGAGCATGATCCACAGACCGCCCCCGATGACGCCGGCACAGACCATGGCGATCTGCACGGCCAACGACGGCATGCCCTGGAGCGCGATAGCTGCGCTCGTCGCCGTCAGTGCACCGATCAGAAGCGCACCTTCGCCGCCGATGATAACCATGCCGAGTTGTGCCGGCAGCGCAGTGCAGAGCGCAGTGAGGATCAAGGGTGCTGCGCGCGTCAGCGTATTCTGCCAGGAGAACCAGGTGCCGAAGGCGCCGTAGTACATGTAGAAATAGAGATCGAGCGGGTTCTTGCCGAACATTGCGACGAAGATGCCGAAGATCACGAGCGCGCCGGCCAGCGCCGCGCCCGGGATCATGATGTATTCAATTGTCGCGCCGTGGCGCTGGAGAAATCCCGCATCGGCGGCCGGGGCAATTGTCCCGACCGCTGCAGCGGGATCCACCGATTCCGTTGTCACGAAGTCGCTCCGATCACGCCTTCGACGAGATAGTCCATCTTCTCGAGTTCGGGATCCTTCTGGCTGCGATCGGTTCCAGCCGCGATCACCGTCTTACCCTTGTTGTCGAGCAGTCCCCCCTTGAAGATGGCGTAGCCGTCCGCGGACAGGAATTTTGCCTTGACGTCGTCGGCATGCTTGCGCGCTTCGGCGGAGACCGCTTCGCCGTAGGGCGAGGTCTTGACGATTTCTTCCTTGAGGCCGCCGCGATAGAAGTTCGGGATGCTCTCGCCTGCGGCGATCATCTTGACGAATTTCGGGTATAGCGCTTCCCAGTTCCACTCCGCACCGGTGAGATAAGCCTTCGGCGCGAGCGGCGACTGGTTGACGTGATAGCCGCACACCATGGCGCCACGGCGCGCGGCGTTCTCGACCATCGTCTTCGGACCGTCGACGTGACAGGTGAGCACATCCACGCCCTGGTCGATCAGGCTGTTGGTTGCTTCGGCTTCCTTGACCGGCATCGACCAGTCGCCGGTGAAGATCACCTGCGTCGTGGCCTTCGGGTTGGCGAGCTTGGCGCCGAGCGCGAAGGCATTGATGTTGCGCAACACCTGCGGGATCGGTTTTGCGGCGACGAAGCCGAGCTTGCCGCTCTTGGAGGTGTAGCCGGCGACGATGCCTGAGATGTACTGAGCTTCGTCGATATAGCCGAAATAGCTGCCGGCGTTCTTCGGATCCTTGTCCGACCAGAGGCCGCCGCAGTGCTCGAAGCGCAGCTTCGGGAACTTGTTGGCCAGCTTGATCATGTGCGGATTGTAGTAGCCGAACGAGGTCGGGAAGAGCAGGGAGGCGCCGTCGAGATTGATCATGGACTCGATCGTCTTCTCGACTGCGTCGGTCTCCGGCACCTTCTCTTCCTCGACGACTTTCAGTCCGGGAATCTTCTTCAGCGCCGCGGCGCCTTGCGCATGCGCCTGGTTGTAGCCGTAGTCGTCGCGCGAGCCGACATAGATGAAGCCGATGGTCGTCTCGGCCGCGAAGGCTGGGCGGACGCCGGCCGCCGCGCCGAGGGTGAGGGCCGCGCCGCCTTGCAACAAATGCCGTCGTGAAATCCTGCCAAAATCCATTGGATGCTCCCTTGGCGGACGGACCGCCTTAGTCTCGCGGCTACACCGGTCTGGCGGAGCCCGGAACAAGATGTCGCAAGCTTCGTGCCAGAGACTATGAAGCGTGCATTTTGATGTAACTTACTGAAATTGCTGTCTATATATACGAACATGAATCCTGACGAGGAAAGCGGCAGATTAATTTGTGAGCAATATTTCTGGGTTGTATGCAATGGAGTTAAGCAGTCTTAACCGGCTATCCTCCGCGTGCATGACGGCACTGGACGGTCTGTCGGCTACCCGCATCCATGCTAACCACGCGCTGATTGGGACGGTGCCGGCCACGTGATTTTTGCTGGCACCGAACTTGTATCGATAGTCGCTGTGGCCGCCGCTGCCGCGGCCTAGAGGATGGAAGCTCGCCGAGATGGGTGCTGGTAACGCCGTTCAGAATGCATCGCTCGGCGAAGAGATCGTGCGTCGGATCAATGAGCTTGGTGCGATCTCGGAAGAGACCGACAAGCTGACCCGCATCTATCTCAGCAAGGAGCTGCGCACGGCAGCGGACCTCATCCAGGGTTGGATGCGCGAGGCCGGCATGAGCGCGCATCTCGATGCGATCGGTAACGTCTGCGGCCGTTACGAAGGCGAGCGGCCGGGGGCGCCCTGCCTGATGCTCGGCTCGCACTACGACACCGTGCGCGATGCCGGCAAATGGGACGGGCCGCTGGGTGTGATCACGGCGATCGCCTGCGTCGCCGACCTCAACCGCCGCGGCAAGCGCCTGCCGTTCGCGATCGAGGTGATCGGCTTTGCCGACGAGGAGGGGGTGCGCTTCGCCTCGACACTGCTCGGCAGCCGCGCGGTGGCGGGAACGTTTGATGAGAGCGTCCTGGCTACGCGCGACCGGGACGGCGTCTCGATGCGCGATGCGCTCGTGCAATTCGGTCTCGACCCCGATCATATCGGCGCGGCCGCCCGGGCGCGGCGCGAGCTGCTTGCCTATCTCGAGCTGCACATCGAGCAGGGACCGGTGCTGGAAGCACAGAACCTGCCCGTCGGCGTAGTCACCGCGATCGCGGGCGCGACGCGGCTAGCCGCACGGCTATCCGGCATGGCCGGCCACGCCGGCACGGTGCCGATGGCGCTGCGACGCGACGCGCTCGCCGGCGCGGCCGAATGCATCGGTGCGATCGAGCAGTTCTGCCGGACCGACGAGAGCGGGCTGGTCGGCACCGTCGGCTATATCCACGCCAAGCCCGGCGCGACCAACGTCATTCCGGGCGAGGTGTCGTTCACCATCGACATGCGCGCACCGACCGACATGCATCGCAAGCGCGCGGTGGCCGATGTCGTCAGGCAGATCGAGGCCATCGCAAAACGTCGGCAGCTGTCGCTTCAGCTCGACGTCACCCACGAGAATCGCACCGCGCCTTGCGCGCCCTGGCTGAAGGAGCAGATCGCGCAGGCGATTGCTGGGGAAGGTTTTCCCGTGTTCGAGTTGCCGAGCGGGGCCGGGCACGACGGCATGGCGATGATTGACATCGCCGATGTCGGCATGATCTTCGTCCGCTGCCGCGGCGGCATCAGCCATCATCCGGATGAGCATGTCGAGCTCGCCGACGCCGACGCCGGCGCGCGGGTTCTGCTCAGGGTGATCGAGAATTTCAGGCCGCGGGAAGGGTAAGGCGAGCCCGTAAGTCACGGGGTAGAGACACGAATCAGGCACGTTTAGAATAGTGACGGCCAGCTCCAGGATCACGAGACATCATTCGACGACGCATATGAACAGTGATATTTCCTTTCCGTCACATCGTGAAAACCGGTTTTACCAGGGCGCGGCCGCTACCTTTGTGGCCAACGCGCTTCAGGCGGTCAATTTTCTTGGCGATCGGTTCCTGAGAAAGCCGCATCATCTGTCATCAGCCATCGAGGACCTTTACCGGCACTCGATGGACAGTGCCTTTTCGGTGACCGAGGCCTTTCTCGTCACCGGGGCGCCGCATGCATCGGCCTATTACCCGCGCGACTTCGCCTGGTTCTATCCCGACGTTCTCGATCCCGAAACCGTCATGGATTCGCAGGATGCGATCCGGCGAGTTCGCTTAATTGAAAAGAGCGTTCGCCTGATGCTGGAGGCGGTTCGCGCCAACGTCGTCACGACGACAATCGTCCCGGCGGGACGCGCCCGGTATCTCGGCGTGAATTATTTCTCGCGCCCTTCAGATACGCTGCTCGGAATTCTCGCCGGTCTGCAACAGATGATAGCTGCTGACCAGAAAGCGTCGTCCTATCTGGCGATGTCACATTGCGCTCATGCCGGCCGCCTGTTGCTGGCCGAATACGGCGTCGACCTGAAACGGGCGATCTTGCAGCTCGCAAGCGAGCTGGAGCCGTTCCATGACGACGGCATCCGGTATTTGCTTTGCGACGTCAGCGCGCCTCGTTCCGCGGCGACGGACACCCGCGCCGAACGCAGGCGCTTCGTCACCAATGCCTGCGTCTACACGACGTTCGTGTGGGGCGTGCGGCTCGGAGTCGTCGACGAGAATGAGCTCAAGCCGCTGCTCGGGCGCGAGCTCTCGCAGTACAAAGGGGACCTTCTCCGTCTGTTCGGCAAGAGCGGCTATATCAGGCATTCCCTGGATGGCCCGGCGAGTTCTCCGGTGTCCTCGATTGCTCTGGATTTCGTCAGCGTGCATCGCGGATTTTGGGACCTGAACGAGGCGAGCGAACGCGCGCTGTTTGCGGCCACGACGGACCTAGTCATCGCCGAACCGCGGTTTCGCATACCCGGGACATCCCACTTCCTGGTGTCCGCGGATAATCCGCGGAACAAGATGATCCACAAGATTGCGGCTCCCGCCTACCAGGGACGTTCCTCCTGGCCGACGTTCAACGTCGAATTTGCCGATCGCATGCTGGACTACGATCAATTTTCGGGTCGCGACATCTACCGGTCCTGCGCTCAAGGGATATTGAGGGACATTCGGACCGCGACTGAAGTCCACGGCGGATATCAGGAGCTGTTGTCGGAACAGGGCCTGAAGTATCGCACCTGGGCCTACAAGGGCGCCGTGGCGCATTCCTGGTTTCCGCGTTTCCTTTCCGTCTGGAGCAGGGCGTTCGGAACGCCCTTGCTCCATTGGAATGATTGATCCGCGGACGTTACCCCGCGGTCACATCCACCAGCTCCCCACCATCGAGAACCTTGGCTGCCTTGGCGCGGTCGAGGTCGCCTTCCCAGGCGGCGACCACCACTGTCGCAACGCAATTGCCGGTGAGGTTGCCGACCGCACGCGCCATGCCGATGAACCAGTCGACCGAGAGCACCAGCACGAGTCCGATCGCTGGAATGCTCGGCACGGCGTTCAGCGTCGCGGCCAAGATCACGATCGCCGAGCCCGGCACGCCGTGGGCGCCCTTCGACGTGATCAGGGAGACGCCGAGAACCAGCAGGAGATCGCCGAACGACAACGGCGTGTTGGTCGCCTGCGCGATGAAGACGACGGCCAGCGTCAGATAGATCGAGAAGGCGTCGAGGTTGAAGGAATAGCCGGTCGGGATGACGAGCCCGACGACGGAGTCCTTCACCCCCATGCGCTCCAGCTTCTTCATGATCTGGGGCAGCACGGCGTCGGAGGACGCGGTGGCGAGCACGATGGTCAGCTCTTCGCGCAGATAGGAGAGGAACTTGAGGATATTGATTCCGGCGAGCGCCATCACGCTGCCGAGCACGCCGAGCACGAAGATGCCGACCGAGACATAGAACAGCATCACCAGCGAGACGAGCTGCTTCAGCGAGCCGACGCCGTATTTGCCGACGGTATAGGCGACCGCGCCGAGCACGCCGAGCGGAGCGACCCGAACGATCAGTCCCATGACGCGGAACAGCACGGTCGAGGCGGCATCGATAATGGAAGTCACGAGCTTGCCCTTCTCGCCGCCCACCAGCGCGAGCCCGACGCCGAACAGCACTGCGAAGAACAGGACCTGGAGCACGTCATTGCGCGACAGGGCGTCGAACGAGGTGCTCGGGATCACATTGAGCAGGAAGGAGCCGATGCCGCCGCCCTGCAGCTTGTGGGCGTTGTCGGCATAGGTGTTGAGGGCCTTGGCGTCGAGCGTCGAGGGATCGATGTTCATGCCATGGCCGGGACCGAAGAGGTAGGCGAGCACAAGGCCGACCACAAGCGCGACCGTCGTCATCACCTCGAAATAAAGCAACGCCTTGACGCCGACCCGGCCGACCTTCTTGAGGTCACCGGCGCCGGCAATGCCGTGGACGACGACGCAGAACACGATGGGCGCCACGATCATCGAGATCAGCTTCAGGAAGGCGTCGCTGAGGATCTTGAGGCTGATGGCGAAGTCCGGGACAGCCACGCCGAGGATAATGCCGAAGATCAGCGCCGCCAGAACCTGGACGAACAGTGATGTGTAGAGCGGCTTGCGCTCGGCCGCTGGGGCCGCTGCAATGGTCGACATGATGACTCCCCCGTTTTGACGACGTCTTGGTCCTCAAAAGGAGCAACAACCGTGCCAGAAGGTCGCGGGTTTCGCCGAAAACGGCCTATTCCGCCGCCTTCGCCGTCTTGCCAAACATCCGCGTCGGTGCCGAAAAGCCGCACGACGTGCCGTCGGTGACCTTGACCTGATCCTCCCATGGCAGGCGGAAGGTGCCCGCAACCATGTCCTGCATGAACGTGTAGGGGCAGTCCATTGCGCCGCCCTTCACCGCGACGTAGCCGCGGTGCCAGAGCTGGTAGATGTTGTTCTCGACGCCCCAATTGATGCGCGCCTCGCGCACCAGGTCGGGCCGCACCTCGGCGGTGATGATCTCGTCGGCGCGGCCGGTGGTGCCGTGTGCCAGCACACTGCCGTCGAAATTGACGATCATGCCTTCGCCCATGGAATCGAACGAGCCGTCGGACCCGCACATGCAGACATTGGCTGTGACCATCAGGTTCTGGAACGAGTTGGCCTGGTTGGTGAAGCGCCAGGCGTCACGGATCGGCGCGGTGTAGCCGGCGGTGCGGATCATGATCTCCGCGCCCTTGTAGGCGCACTCCCGCGCCATCTCCGGGAACATGCCGTCATGGCAGATGATCAGCGCGATCTTAGCGCCCTTCGGCCCCTCGATCACGGGAATGCCAAGGTCGCCCGGCTCCCACGGTTCGACCGGAATCCAGGGGTGGAGTTTCCGGTAGTAGAGCCTGATCTCGCCGTGGTCGTCGATGATCAGGCCGGAGTTGTAGGGATTGCCGTGCGGGTTGAACTCCATGATGGAGAAGCAGCCCCAGATCCCATTGTCGATGCAGGCCTGCTTGAAAGCCGCGACCTCAGGCCCGTCGAGCCGGCACATGATCTCGGGATTGGTGTCCATCGAGAGGCCGTGCAGCGAATATTCGGGGAACACCACCAGGTCCATGGTGGAGAGATTGCGGCGAGCCTTGCCGACCATCCAGACGATGCGCTCGGTCTGCCTTGCCAGATCGGCCCGGGTCACGACGTTCGGTAGTTGCAACTGCACGAGCCCGATGACGACGCCCTCAGGCGATTTGTTCAACCCGCCAAGCCCGTTCATGATTGAAGTTCGTTCATGATCAGCTCCTTTGCTGGATGCAACCGCTGGCGACGCGCCCGCGTGATCTATCGGGAGCCAAGCAAATCCGATTTTTACGGACAGCAAAAGGCCATTTCTCAGGCGGTCGTGTCTGCTGGTCCCGATCTCTGGGAGCCCTGTGGGCGTCTTGCACAGCCATCGCGCCGCACGCGGGCGTACCCCGCATATTATTGAGGCGCGAGGTGCCTCGAATGTCGTCTTGACCCGCCGCGACGGCCGATGTCAGAGTTATGACATGAGTGCAGTAAAGCGACACAGCCCAAATCTTCGCGACGAATATGCCGAGCTGACGCGGCAGCGCATCGTTGCGGCCTTCGTCGAGACGCTTGAGGATGATGCTGCCGACGAGGTCTCGATGGCTGCCGTCGCCAGGCGTGCAAAGGTTGCCGAGCGCACCATCTATCGGCACTTCAAGACCCGCGCGGAGCTGTTTGCCGCGGCCGGTGAGTGGATCGAAGACAATGTCTTCGGCTACGTTCCCTTTTCCTCACCGGACGAACTGCCGGATATTTTTCGCAAGCTTTGCAAGAGCTTCGATCGCCATCCGAATCTGGCGCGCGCGATTGCCATGACCCGGGTCGGCCGCAGCGTGCGGGCTGGCTTCCGGCGGCACCTGATCGACCAGCACAGCAAGGCGATGGCACCTCTGGTGCGGCACCTCAAGCCGAAGGAGGTTCGCCAGGCCGAGGCGCTGGCAGCCTATCTCAACAATGTGCTCGCCTGGAGCGCGTTGCGCGAAGACTTCGGCATGTCGAGTGCCGAGATTGCCGACACGATCGACTGGGCGCTCACGACGCTCCTGAAGGAAATCCGGCAGCGCGACGCTGCCGCGGCACGGCTGCATTCCGACAAGGCTGGCAAGTCGCCGCGGAAACGAGCCGCCGCGAGAGAGCCGTCATAGGGTGCAACAGATCATGACAACCTCGAACGAGATGCCGGACGACCTCTTGATCAACGCGGCCGATGAGGTTCGCATCCGGCAGGATCTGGTGCTGACGGCGCTCGGCCGCCGCCCGGCCGATCGGAGCTTGCGGGTCGGCCGGCTGCTCGACGTGCACAGTCGCACCTGGAGCGAAGATCAGGAGATCGTGTTCAAGGGCCGACGGATCGCATGGGTCGGGCCGGCCGGAAGCTATCCCGGCGAAGTCCGCGAACGCGTGCATCGGCCCGATCTGGCGGCCGTTCCCGGCTTCGGTGAGGTGCACAAGCATATCGAAAGCTCGCATCTGACGCCGGAATGGGAGGCCGCGCTGGTGCTGCCGCATGGCAATACCTGGACGTGCGAGGCGAGCCACGAATTCTCCAATGTCAACGGCGCACGCAATCTCGAATTCTGGTTCGAGGCACGTCGTCGCGGATCGCCGCTAAAAATCTTTCCGCAACCCGGATCGGCGGTGCCGCCCACGGCCTATGAGTGGGGCGGCGGCTGGTATGGTCGCGAGGAGCAGGCGAGCTTCATGAGCGAGAGCCTGATGGTCACCGGGCTCGACGAGGTGATGGACTGGCCGGCGGTCTGGAATCCCGACAATCCGTCCTACAAGCGGCTATGGGGCATGATCGAGGCCACGTTCGCGGCCCGCGGCGTCGTCGAAGGGCATGCCTCCGGTCTGCGGGACCTGCCATCCATCAACGCCTTTGCCGCGGCGGGGCTCGCCTCCGACCATGAAGTGCAGACGCCGGAGGAGACCTGGGACAAGCTCACCCGCGGTCTCTTCATCGAGTTGCGCGTCTACGCCATGCCCGAGATCGTCGCCTGGCTGCTCGCCAAGGGTTTGCAGGACTGGTCGCAGATCGCCTTCACCACCGACGACCGCAGCGCCAGCCATACGCTCGAGCTCGGCGCGAGCGATCACAACGCGCGGGTCGCGATCGAAGCGGGTCTCGCGCCGGAAGTCGCGATCCAGTGTCTGACCATCAATCCTGCGCGGCACATGCGCATCACGCCGTTCGTCGGCAGTCTCGCCCCGGGGCGTTTTGGCGATGTCGTGCTGCTCTCGGATGTCGCCAAGCTGACCATTGCCGAGGTCTGGGCCGACGGCGCGCAGGTGTCCGAAGGCAAACGCTACCTGGGCAAGGTTCCCGAAATCTCCTGGCCCGATTGGGCAACCAGAACGGTGAATATCAAGCGCGAGATCCAGCCGGAGGACTTCGAGCTGCCGGGCGCACCCGGTCGCACCACGATGAAAGCCGCCGTGATCCGCCCGTTCCATTGGCATCCGGAGTTCTACACCCTCGAGCTGCCGGTGCGTGGCGGCGCCGTGCAGCGCGATGAGAGCGAGGCCATCACAAAGTTTGCCATCGTCGATCGCTTCTCCGGCGACGGCCGGGTTGCAAAAATGTTCTGGCGTGGCTGCGGACCGCGCACGCCGGACACCGCGCTTGCCTGCTCGGTCGCGCACGACAAGCACAACATCTGGGTGGTCGGCTCGTCCGACGCCGCGATGGCCAAGGCCGTGAACGCGCTGGTGGAACGTCAAGGCGGATGGGCGCTGGTGCGCGAAGGCGAGCTCGTTGCCACCGTGCGGTTCGAGGTTGGCGGATTGATGAGCTGTCGCTCGGCGCAGGTGCTCGATGCCGACATGCAGGCGCTCTATGCGGAGGGCCGCAAGGTGGACTGGATGTATGAGCCCACCTTCCGGCCGCGCTGGTATCCCGGATTTCCGGAACGCCTGATGTTCGCGACGCTGACCTGCGCGCCCTGGAGCTGGGTGCTGGTCGCGCCCTGCGAGCAGGCGCCGCTCGGGTTCATCAACGTGCAGACCGGCGAAGCGCACCCGGTGGTCTGGTAGGAGCGACCGCGATGAACGAGATGACGCCGCCGCAATCGGCTTCCGCAGAGCCGACGTCGAACTCGGCCACAGGCCTGCTCGACCGCATCTTCCGCCTCACCGAGCGCGACACCAGCGTGAGCCGGGAAGTGATGGCGGGCGCGACCACGTTCGCGGCGATGGCCTATATCATCGCGGTGAACCCCGCGATCATGTCCAATGCCGGAATGGATCGCGCCGATCTCGTCAGCGCCACCGCACTCGCCGCCATCTTCGGTTCGGCGATGATGGGACTCTGGGCCAACCTGCCGCTCGCCGTTGCGCCGGCGATGGGCTCCAACGTCATCTTCACCTATGTGATCGTCAAGCAGATGGGCATGCCCTGGCAAGGCGCGCTCGCCATGGTCGCTTTTACGGGCGTGCTGTTCCTGATCCTCAGCCTGTCGAAGCTGCGCGAGCGCGTCGCACGCGACGTTCCCGAAGCGTTGAAGGTCGGCATCCAGGCCGCGGTCGGCACCTTGATCGTGTTCATTGCGCTGCGCGGCGCGGGCTTCGTGGTGCAGAACCCCTCGACCTATATCGCCATGGGATCGCTGCGCAGCCCGCCGGTGCTCTTGACGCTCGCAGGTCTGCTGCTCACGCCGGTGCTGGTGGCGCGACGTGTTCCAGGGGGGCTCATCCTGTCGATCGCCGTGCTGACCCTGATCGGCTTCTTCGTTCCCGGCGCAAACGGCAAGATGGTGACCTCGGTGCCGTCGGCGATTGTTTCATGGCCGCGCTGGCCCACCAGCACCTTCATGGCACTCGACGTCGGGTACCTCGTCAGTCACTTCGTCGTGGCGCTGCCGCTGCTGTTCTACTTCCTGTGCGCCGAATTCTTCTCGACTCTGGGAACGCTGATCGGCGTGACCGGTGCCGCCAATCTGCGCCGCCCGGATGGCTCGATCCCGAATGCCACCGCCGCCTTCGCCACCGATGCGACGGCGTCCATCGTCGGCCCGCTGCTCGGCACGTCTGTGGTGACGGCCTATATCGAGTCGATCACCGGCGTGCAGGCCGGGGGACGCACCGGCCTGACCTCGCTGACGGTCGCGGCGTTCTTCTGCCTCGCCTTGTTCTTCTGGCCGGTCTTCGTCATCATTCCACCGCAAGCAACCGCGCCCGCGCTGGTGCTCGTCGGCGTGCTGATGATGCAGGGCCTCGCCCGCATCGACATGACCGATCTCGTCAACGCCGTGCCCATCGTGCTTACGCTGCTGGTCACCGTGCTGACCAACAATCTCATCAACGGAATGGCGCTGGGGACGCTGAGCTATATCGCATTGGAGGTTGCGATGGGCCGGCGATCGCGGATTCCTGCAATGGTCTGGGGCCTCGGCGTGGTGTTCATCGCTTATGCGGTCGTGATCGCACAGATCTTTTGAGATGCCCGGACGTCGCGAAAGCCTAGGCCACCAGATCCAAGAGCCGACACGATCCGCGCACCAGCACCTTACGCCCGGTCGGCGTCATCGCAGGTACACCGTCGTTAACGACGACAAGTCCAAGCTTGACGAGCCCTTCGACAACATAGGCCTTCAAGAGGCGACCGTTCGGCAGCGGGTTGCGAAGCGCGCGCAACGCCTCCCATTGGTCCGGCGAGAGATCGAAGTCGACGTCGTTGCTCATGTTGCCTCAAACGATAGTAACGTTCACGCGCCCCCTGTTAGCGGCGCTGCATGAAGACCATGCGACGACAATGAGTCCGGAATTCGTTGAGCTGTTTAGAACGTCTCTTCACGAATTGCCGCGTTGCGTCACAAGAGTTTAAGATCGTTTGCAGACGAATATCGTCCCGATCTCCGATCACTTATTGATGATTTGTTCTTGATCGTGCGACGGCAGCTACCGCAGTGCACGGGAAGAACCGCTGTCCCATTCTGCGTTGCGATATGCACAGAAAATCATAAGACGAGAGGTTGGGGACTCTGTTACGCTGATTCGTGGTGATTGGGCTTCACACGACAGGAGTGTGAGTGCATGAACAGGCTGGCGGAAATTCGCAGTCAGGAATTCCTGTGCCGGGAGCGCGCCGCGCTGGAT
Coding sequences:
- a CDS encoding ABC transporter permease; translated protein: MTTESVDPAAAVGTIAPAADAGFLQRHGATIEYIMIPGAALAGALVIFGIFVAMFGKNPLDLYFYMYYGAFGTWFSWQNTLTRAAPLILTALCTALPAQLGMVIIGGEGALLIGALTATSAAIALQGMPSLAVQIAMVCAGVIGGGLWIMLSGALRQYRGVNETISSLLLVYIALAILNHLVEGVMRDPASLNKPSTREIGAANMIGSIPGTDVHWGLVFGLIAAIAAYILIYHTVFGFAARVAGGNIRAAKIVGLGVSKLILTICFLAGGAAGLAGMVEVAAVQGRTNANLAAGYGFTGILVAFLARQNPLAIIPVAILLGGISASGGLLQRRLGLPDASVLVLQGIIFVFVLASDALYGRIGFLKGKS
- a CDS encoding BMP family ABC transporter substrate-binding protein — encoded protein: MDFGRISRRHLLQGGAALTLGAAAGVRPAFAAETTIGFIYVGSRDDYGYNQAHAQGAAALKKIPGLKVVEEEKVPETDAVEKTIESMINLDGASLLFPTSFGYYNPHMIKLANKFPKLRFEHCGGLWSDKDPKNAGSYFGYIDEAQYISGIVAGYTSKSGKLGFVAAKPIPQVLRNINAFALGAKLANPKATTQVIFTGDWSMPVKEAEATNSLIDQGVDVLTCHVDGPKTMVENAARRGAMVCGYHVNQSPLAPKAYLTGAEWNWEALYPKFVKMIAAGESIPNFYRGGLKEEIVKTSPYGEAVSAEARKHADDVKAKFLSADGYAIFKGGLLDNKGKTVIAAGTDRSQKDPELEKMDYLVEGVIGATS
- a CDS encoding allantoate amidohydrolase, translated to MGAGNAVQNASLGEEIVRRINELGAISEETDKLTRIYLSKELRTAADLIQGWMREAGMSAHLDAIGNVCGRYEGERPGAPCLMLGSHYDTVRDAGKWDGPLGVITAIACVADLNRRGKRLPFAIEVIGFADEEGVRFASTLLGSRAVAGTFDESVLATRDRDGVSMRDALVQFGLDPDHIGAAARARRELLAYLELHIEQGPVLEAQNLPVGVVTAIAGATRLAARLSGMAGHAGTVPMALRRDALAGAAECIGAIEQFCRTDESGLVGTVGYIHAKPGATNVIPGEVSFTIDMRAPTDMHRKRAVADVVRQIEAIAKRRQLSLQLDVTHENRTAPCAPWLKEQIAQAIAGEGFPVFELPSGAGHDGMAMIDIADVGMIFVRCRGGISHHPDEHVELADADAGARVLLRVIENFRPREG
- a CDS encoding dicarboxylate/amino acid:cation symporter gives rise to the protein MSTIAAAPAAERKPLYTSLFVQVLAALIFGIILGVAVPDFAISLKILSDAFLKLISMIVAPIVFCVVVHGIAGAGDLKKVGRVGVKALLYFEVMTTVALVVGLVLAYLFGPGHGMNIDPSTLDAKALNTYADNAHKLQGGGIGSFLLNVIPSTSFDALSRNDVLQVLFFAVLFGVGLALVGGEKGKLVTSIIDAASTVLFRVMGLIVRVAPLGVLGAVAYTVGKYGVGSLKQLVSLVMLFYVSVGIFVLGVLGSVMALAGINILKFLSYLREELTIVLATASSDAVLPQIMKKLERMGVKDSVVGLVIPTGYSFNLDAFSIYLTLAVVFIAQATNTPLSFGDLLLVLGVSLITSKGAHGVPGSAIVILAATLNAVPSIPAIGLVLVLSVDWFIGMARAVGNLTGNCVATVVVAAWEGDLDRAKAAKVLDGGELVDVTAG
- a CDS encoding formamidase, encoding MNGLGGLNKSPEGVVIGLVQLQLPNVVTRADLARQTERIVWMVGKARRNLSTMDLVVFPEYSLHGLSMDTNPEIMCRLDGPEVAAFKQACIDNGIWGCFSIMEFNPHGNPYNSGLIIDDHGEIRLYYRKLHPWIPVEPWEPGDLGIPVIEGPKGAKIALIICHDGMFPEMARECAYKGAEIMIRTAGYTAPIRDAWRFTNQANSFQNLMVTANVCMCGSDGSFDSMGEGMIVNFDGSVLAHGTTGRADEIITAEVRPDLVREARINWGVENNIYQLWHRGYVAVKGGAMDCPYTFMQDMVAGTFRLPWEDQVKVTDGTSCGFSAPTRMFGKTAKAAE
- a CDS encoding TetR family transcriptional regulator, translating into MSAVKRHSPNLRDEYAELTRQRIVAAFVETLEDDAADEVSMAAVARRAKVAERTIYRHFKTRAELFAAAGEWIEDNVFGYVPFSSPDELPDIFRKLCKSFDRHPNLARAIAMTRVGRSVRAGFRRHLIDQHSKAMAPLVRHLKPKEVRQAEALAAYLNNVLAWSALREDFGMSSAEIADTIDWALTTLLKEIRQRDAAAARLHSDKAGKSPRKRAAAREPS